The Acinonyx jubatus isolate Ajub_Pintada_27869175 chromosome D2, VMU_Ajub_asm_v1.0, whole genome shotgun sequence genome contains a region encoding:
- the OPALIN gene encoding opalin isoform X1, whose product MSFSLNFTLPTNTTSSPVVTGGKEADCGPSLGLAAGIPSLVAAALLVALLFILIRRRSSSKESTEESERPCEISEIYDNPKIAENPRRSPTHEKNITGAEEAHIYVRTVAGSEEPMHDTYRPTVETERRRGLWWLMPRLSLE is encoded by the exons ATG AGTTTCTCACTGAACTTCACACTGCCGACCAACACG ACTTCCTCCCCAGTTGTAACAGGTGGGAAAGAAGCA GACTGTGGGCCTTCTCTTGGGTTAGCAGCCGGCATCCCGTCCCTGGTGGCCGCAGCCCTGCTGGTGGCTTTACTGTTTATACTGATTCGCcgaagaagcagcagcaaggaGTCCACCGAG GAGAGTGAGAGGCCATGTGAAATTTCAGAAATCTATGACAATCCCAAGATTGCTGAG AATCCTAGGAGGTCACCCACACATGAGAAGAATATTACGGGAGCAGAAGAAGCCCACATATATGTGAGGACTGTAGCAGGAAGTGAGGAACCCATGCATGACACTTACCGTCCTACTGTCGAAACGGAGAGAAGACGGGGATTGTGGTGGCTTATGCCCAGACTGAGTCTGGAATGA
- the OPALIN gene encoding opalin isoform X2 produces MDCGPSLGLAAGIPSLVAAALLVALLFILIRRRSSSKESTEESERPCEISEIYDNPKIAENPRRSPTHEKNITGAEEAHIYVRTVAGSEEPMHDTYRPTVETERRRGLWWLMPRLSLE; encoded by the exons ATG GACTGTGGGCCTTCTCTTGGGTTAGCAGCCGGCATCCCGTCCCTGGTGGCCGCAGCCCTGCTGGTGGCTTTACTGTTTATACTGATTCGCcgaagaagcagcagcaaggaGTCCACCGAG GAGAGTGAGAGGCCATGTGAAATTTCAGAAATCTATGACAATCCCAAGATTGCTGAG AATCCTAGGAGGTCACCCACACATGAGAAGAATATTACGGGAGCAGAAGAAGCCCACATATATGTGAGGACTGTAGCAGGAAGTGAGGAACCCATGCATGACACTTACCGTCCTACTGTCGAAACGGAGAGAAGACGGGGATTGTGGTGGCTTATGCCCAGACTGAGTCTGGAATGA